The region aaattttgatTATTGTCAAAGTACATGTACTAACaatataattttaaacttttttatgcAGGTAATGAATTTACTACTACAACAACCTGAACTTGATGTGAACGCAGTGAATTCCAATAATCTAAAGGCTTTGGATATATTGCTAAAAGGTCCAAAGCAATCAAATGATGAAGAGATTGCCCACATGCTCCATCTTGCAAGCAtgccaaaactcgaaaaccaagtATTAACCGACCCATCTCGACCTAACAATGCAGTGGTCGATGCAGTGGTCGAAGTAGACATGACGATGAAAGACTCAACCTCGAAAAAGAATAACGTGGATTCTTTCAAATGGCTCGAGGAAATGCGAAGAGGTACCACGGTAGCGGCAGTACTAATAGCTACTGTGACATTCGAAGTAGCATTGAATCCTCCTGGGGGAGTTTGGCAAGACGGGGGAAATGTAGATTCGAACGTGGATAGGCCGCTTACGGGGAACCACATACAAGGCAAATCAATTGCGGGAGAAGTCACGCCGAAGAGCCTAACTTGGTTCTTGGTGTGGGACTCCATTGGATTCTTGGCATCCATGAATATTATAGTAATGTTGACGATCCCTTCGAAGCTCAAAGCGAATTCAATCCGATGGGAGTACGTTCGGTTAATGATGTGGTTTGTGATTGCTTCCGTTCATATGGTCTTCCTATACGGTGTCCAATTGACAACTCCTTCGTATATTTTCCAACGAGCAGTGATAGCGCCTTTCGTGTTCTTTTACGGTGTTGTCGGTTTATTAGCCCTCCGTTCAGGGTGGTCGCTAGTGACCGATTGGCGCAACCTAGCTAAAGAGATATGGAATAAGAAAAAAAGATAAAACAACATTTTGCAACAGACAACCATAACAAACATAATACTGCACTAAAGATTATGCAGATTAAGTTGTTGTAGCATATTAGAGGTTACCGGTTGTTTAAACACGTAATATTCTCTTATTTAAGTATTTGAAGGATTTGTGTTTAATTAAAAAGTTATTGTTCTATCCAttaatggtaaaataaaaaactccgtaattaaatttataattatctcAGAATGCAAAAATTAATTATCCATAATTAAATAGCAATTTACATTGTTATATAGTTATAGAAGTATATGGATCCATAATGAAAATGATACTTTGGGGTTTAAACTTGAAATCCCATAAATCATTATTTCGGCAATAAATTTGGTCGGCCCAAAGGAGTCCTTAGCCCATTAATGATACTATAATTGGCACTTGGGGAGgaaaaataaattatacattATAAGTTCTTATTAcatttgttcttttttatataaGAAATAGAATTATCCATAGCCCCTCCCCAATCTTTAAATAGGAAATAACGCGCTTTATTGCACTCGAACCCACGTTCTCTTACACTGACAACAATATTgatgccaatcgagctaagactcaattggttaaaaaaattttgtacctttttaaaaacacttttctTATCCTACTCATATAAATGCTTAAATTTGAACAAAGAAAATAGGAAAAGAGTGCACAAtcatatcatcaataaaaacataattctcataaaaaaatcaacaaaacaatttgaaaaaaatcataaaaaaatagaaaaaaaaagaattattaaaaaaatatctaacacaaaacatagaaaaagggTTTGGTTTGGCCATTCATTATGTATAGGATAAAAAACCAAAACACAAAATAAAGCCAAGCTATAGCTTTTCTACCcttagggtgcgtttggttcgctgtattggattagaggtgtattggattagaggtgtaatagcaaatcaactgtttggttaaatgtaatggaatagaggcgtaatagtaatcttgtgtttggttgaatggaatagaggtgtaatagcataatggaaaaaactaaaatgactagaatacccttagcataaatttgttttggtaaatgattattgttattgttatttaaattttaataagattattattatcagtaataaatattttaatcatatttaaacataattattattaaatatattttaattaaaatatataatttaataaaattcttataattagcagaaatttgttttggtaaattattattgttattgttatttaaattttaataagattattaatatcaataataaataatttaatcatatttaaacataattattattaaatatattataattaaaatatataatttaataaaattcttaataattaatattcttatatgaatttactcaaatcataatatatgatactgtaaaatataaattaacataattattattaaatatattataattaaaatatataatttaataaaattcttaataattaatattcttatatgaatttactcaaatcataatatatgatactataaaagaaaatatgaaataattaatattaaatatattttaattaaaatatatgatttaataaaatttaaaataattataactaataaattatatttccaACTGAAACAAGCCAAACAACATAAGCAGTATTAGAACGGGGATTATTAAATCGACTTTTGTAGTATaaagttccaaaaaaaatttctttatcTGTAGATAGAGAGAATCATGttcataaaacatataaaatttgacGTTGATGAACTGCAGTCTCTTCCATTGTTAATGCAGGTTGAAAGGCTTGATTTCAATAGTGTTACGGCCTTTGTATTTAACTTCAAACAGAAGTTTGTACAATTGCtccaattaatatttttttctttgcttctATTGGCTGGGTTAGAAATTCATAACAATGTTTTTGAAAGACTTGTATAATTTCATCTGCTCAATAATTGGAAAAACTCAATTTGATTTCTTCCTTTAATTGTCTCTTTTTTAAGTACTAATTATCAGCAACAGGCAGGGCGATTTAATGTGGTCAAAACAACCACATCAAGCACTCTCATCTCTTTGTTTGCAGCAAAGATGAACTCAACAGCTTCAAACCATGGCAAAATAAGTACAGCATATATAACCAAAACAGGATATGCTTTCTTCAATAACATCTCAACTTAAATAACGGAACATTCATATTATGTTCGGAACACAAAATAGGTAACTTATAAAGTACTGAATAAAAAACAGAAGTGTCCACTGCCATGGTTTATGCAAAGTCCTACCAATTCCTAAACGATTGGCCTTGGCAACTCTCTCGATTTCGTCCTTCTTCTTGATGGCATAGCTGCACAAACAACGCGAGAATGATGAAGCAAGCTGTGGTAAATAAATGGGATTGCAAGGACAGTTCCTagtttcaaagcaaaataaggttTAAACACGGGAGTTCAAAGGCTGTTATTTACCTGTTAGATGATCCCTTTGCTGCGTTAATAAGCTCATCAGCCAAACATTCAGCGATAGTTTTAATGTTTCTGAATGCAGACTCACGATTACCAGTGGTGAGGAGATAGATGGCCTGATTCACTCGACGAATAGGAGAAATATCAACAGCCTGACGCCTCACAACACCAGCAGAACCAATACGAGTAGCATCTTCACGAGGTCCACTGTTTTATCAATCAAAAATCAACAAGGATTATCAAAGATTGATCCAACAAAGATAACCCAGAATTGGAAGATGTTTTAATTAACATCATCTGCTACTTTAAAGATTAAAGTCAGCTAGTGATAcatttgaaaaaggaaattctTAAAGGTCATATAGGCCACCTGTTGATAATGGCATCAACAATGACTTGAATTGGGTTCTGATCAGTCAGGAGATAAATAATTTCCATAGCATGCTTCACAATCCTGACTGCCATAAGTTTCTTTCCATTGTTTCGGCCATGCATCATCAATGAGTTTGTAAGCCTCTCAACAATGGGGCACTGAGCCTTTCTAAAACGCTTAACTGAGTACCTCCCAGCAGTGTGTAAAACATATGATAGATTATACACTACTCCACATGTAAAACATTCAACTAAAAGGTTACATGGTACTTTTGCCTCAACTAAACCTATATCCAAAACCACACATTAGAATTTCTCAACAAACAAGGCATAATAAGATCCAGAAATACTGAAAATCGAACATCTTGAAGATTATAAATGCTACTTTTTAAGTAACTTCAGATCAAAACTAAAATCCAAAAATCAAGTGACTTtagatcaaaattaaaatccaagaAAAGAGAAACAGcataaaacaaatattcaaaCAAAAGCAAGAAAAGTTGTATAAAATGAATTGATCTAATGAAACAGAAACTCCAAAAAATGAGAATGCAATAGATCAGAAGTTCTCCGCAGTTGTCAAGATTATTAATCAGCTGTTCATTTTTAATGCGTGGACAGTATCCTCAGAGACCATTTCACAATTAAAACTCCTGCTTGGCCACGACAAAACAGAAAGTTCAGCCACAGAACTTCTTGCTTAGAAATTAAAATCCACCATGTAATTACGATATTATAAACTCAATCATACTTTATCATTATATAACGGCTTCACCACACATGAAGTTTGAATGGcgaaataaagggaaaaaaaacagAAGCCTAATCCACGCAGTTTTAACTTTCTACTCCAAACTAGAGTTATTTCAACAGACAACTGAAGGATACAAGATAGAATGATAATGCAGGAGAATTGATAATTTATCCCCAAAAAACCCCTAATTTCAACAGACAAAACCCACCATAGTTGAAGAACACAAATCTGTTTTTTGTCGACAAAACAATCATGAGgaagaaaattaaaaatccaaattaagtaaaaaaaagagaagaagcacTTGCCGCTTCTGTTGATGTTGGTGAAAGATGCCAAGATGCCAAGATGAAAGTCGGCGAAAGATCTGAGCGGGTGGAGGTTTGGTTCGGTGGCAACTTCTGTTGATGTTGGGAGggggagggagagggagagggagagggagagggagagggagagggagagggtggggtAGAGAACGATTTCTGCTGGGAAGGGTAAAACAGACACCGATTAGCTAATCCTTTCTTTTGGAAGGGATTGGAAATCAACGTTGAAGCAGAGAAAATGAGGATTGCGTACGTAACGTAATAGGCCCGTATTAGGGCAATACACCTAACCAAACATGGGATTAAgtgggcccaccgattaggggtgtattggctatgccaatacaccaaaccaaacatactCAGGGTTTTGGTTTTACTAGTAGAagataaatgaaattttattattttagaaaaagggtaaatataaaaattatacataaattttgttttaatgtgCAAATTGATACAAATGAACTTTTATCTAGTATAACtatacatatgaattttttattgtagTTCAAATATACACATGCAACtctgattttgattcaattatttacatttaaataaataaataaatatattaatttattttaatattaaaaaatataattagtaTATGCAACATGTTAATGtaaaataatgttatatcaataattatgttagTGGTTTGTAAAAAATGGatcaaattaacattttaatgtataaaagtgcacaaaatcaaagttaatGTATGTTAGCAATATTATGGCATGTGCTATATTGATTGGTTGTcgttttttagctttttaggtgaaatgatcacaaagaaaagtaaaactGTAAGAAAAAGTATCAAATTACACAACATGTacatgttgagggttaaatttattttggaataaatactaaatcgaaatgatttataaatattgagagttaaagTTGCTACcatgccaattttaaaagctgCCACCATTACCCAACAGCgaccaaaaaagataaaattgaatcgTTAGGAgaccattttttaactttttataattggATGACCAAAACTtttttactaatagtttagtgatcgaaaaagaaatttactaagaATTGGGTGACTATTAGTGTAATTTACccgtaaatttaaaaataaaggaaaatggcataaaaaacaaatttatttcaTCAATTAGATTCTTAGTTTTTAACAGCTCACAAACATGGTATTGATTTGAGACACTTTTGTAGTTTTGTTATATGAGGAAGAACATTAACTTGGGTAAGAGAATTTAGGCCATTGtttttttttgctaaattcaAAGACTAGTAGTTTTTTTAGGTTTTGTCATTTAAGAATAGGATTGTTTGtttgtcaccataaatttgatagataaaaattaaatttgagattaaaaaaattataaatttatatttttgtcaaaattataaatttagttacAAGTAAGAACAATCCTATTATAAATCCTGACTATATCTATTCTTTTTGACATATTGCTTAAAATTATCCATAgccctccccaacccataaataggaagataatgcgcttcaatgcACTTGAACCCACGACCTCCTCTATTGGCAACAATACTCATGCCATCAACATAAAATCGGTACCTCAAcgtttataatgttattagttagtttaaatattttattctaattaaaatgttaacgtgaatttttagaattgttaacatcgttaaaatcatttataaaattcaagttcattatatTGTCATTTTTTGTCACGTGATTTTTGAGTGagtacatttttttttaaatttagaatgtCACACCAGTAGCTTtaatagattaattttttaatccaaaaaataaattgagtacatacttaaaaataaaaatataagatgaAAATTTAAAGATATAAAAAATACAGAAACTCTGAACATACTgtttagtaaaaataattaatataaaagtaATTCAAATGAAgaggaaataaataattaaaatatattaaaaaataacctTCCGAATTAATCTCTTCCAATCATGTCATTATCATGTTGGAGTGATTAAAAAGAAAGTCCAAGGACAAACGATGATAATCACATGACAATGAaagcattttgatgtttaatttttctttaaaaattttaatatattatacatTAGGAACattgattttaatttcattaaatcaACGACACTTGGTAATTTTTTTTGGCAGGTTAAACTCTACCAATACAAATTTAGATTTCGTATATTATACATTAGGAACAttgattttaatataattatatatacaaattTGTTCACCGACCGACTGATCGACTCATTCTTTGCTAGACTTGGGTAAGAATAGTTTCCTCTCAAGCTGCCCTAACTCGGATATTTAGTACATTATTAGTGAAGTTCAAAAACTCCACAAATAtgacaa is a window of Gossypium hirsutum isolate 1008001.06 chromosome D08, Gossypium_hirsutum_v2.1, whole genome shotgun sequence DNA encoding:
- the LOC107939477 gene encoding ankyrin repeat-containing protein ITN1, whose translation is MDEKLFEASRKGETSTLLQLIEEDPLILEDNTHHASLETPLHVSSSHGHADFVRQILKQNPGLAKTANRKGYTPLHLASANGHVETVNELLKIEREIGGHELCRRKDDKGRVALHLAVIKGRERVAGELVMACPESIKEITDKKETILHLAGKNENGCKFVKGLIDGIKAKEMLNLKDEDGNTVLHLAALRKQHEVMNLLLQQPELDVNAVNSNNLKALDILLKGPKQSNDEEIAHMLHLASMPKLENQVLTDPSRPNNAVVDAVVEVDMTMKDSTSKKNNVDSFKWLEEMRRGTTVAAVLIATVTFEVALNPPGGVWQDGGNVDSNVDRPLTGNHIQGKSIAGEVTPKSLTWFLVWDSIGFLASMNIIVMLTIPSKLKANSIRWEYVRLMMWFVIASVHMVFLYGVQLTTPSYIFQRAVIAPFVFFYGVVGLLALRSGWSLVTDWRNLAKEIWNKKKR
- the LOC107915399 gene encoding 40S ribosomal protein S5, which produces CVVLDIGLVEAKVPCNLLVECFTCGVVYNLSYVLHTAGRYSVKRFRKAQCPIVERLTNSLMMHGRNNGKKLMAVRIVKHAMEIIYLLTDQNPIQVIVDAIINSGPREDATRIGSAGVVRRQAVDISPIRRVNQAIYLLTTGNRESAFRNIKTIAECLADELINAAKGSSNSYAIKKKDEIERVAKANRLGIGRTLHKPWQWTLLFFIQYFISYLFCVPNII